One region of Hoeflea sp. 108 genomic DNA includes:
- a CDS encoding dipeptide ABC transporter ATP-binding protein — protein sequence MSVILEARNIVRDYHVPGSLLKKAKTVHAVKGVSFSVEQGKTLAIVGESGCGKSTLGRILTLIDPATSGDLLIEGKKIDIAKGDMTAEMRRKVQIVFQNPYGSLNPRQKIGDILTEPLVINTNTPADERRDRAMTLLKKVGLEEKHYNRYPHMFSGGQRQRIAIARALMLNPKLLVLDEPVSALDLSVQAQVLNLLADLQDEFKLTYVFISHDLSVVRYIADDVMVMYFGEAVEYGSRDEVFADPKHSYTKTLFAATPRADVESIRARLARKKAA from the coding sequence ATGAGCGTCATTCTCGAAGCACGCAACATCGTGCGCGACTATCATGTGCCGGGCAGCCTGCTGAAAAAGGCCAAGACCGTGCACGCGGTCAAGGGCGTGAGCTTCAGCGTCGAGCAGGGCAAGACGCTTGCCATCGTCGGCGAAAGCGGCTGCGGCAAGTCCACGCTCGGCCGCATCCTGACGCTGATCGACCCGGCGACGTCGGGCGACCTGCTGATCGAAGGCAAGAAGATCGACATCGCCAAGGGCGACATGACGGCGGAGATGCGCCGCAAGGTGCAGATCGTCTTCCAGAACCCCTATGGCTCGCTCAACCCGCGCCAGAAGATCGGCGACATTCTCACCGAACCGCTGGTCATCAACACCAACACCCCTGCCGACGAACGTCGCGACCGGGCGATGACGCTGTTGAAGAAGGTTGGCCTCGAGGAGAAGCACTACAACCGCTACCCGCACATGTTTTCGGGCGGCCAGCGCCAGCGCATCGCCATCGCGCGCGCGCTGATGCTGAACCCGAAGCTTCTGGTACTGGACGAGCCGGTCTCGGCGCTCGACCTGTCGGTGCAGGCACAGGTGCTGAACCTGCTTGCCGACCTGCAGGACGAGTTCAAGCTGACCTACGTCTTCATCAGCCACGACCTCAGCGTCGTGCGTTACATCGCCGACGATGTGATGGTGATGTATTTCGGCGAGGCGGTCGAATATGGCAGCCGCGACGAGGTGTTTGCCGATCCCAAGCACAGTTACACCAAGACCCTGTTTGCCGCGACGCCGCGCGCCGATGTCGAAAGCATCCGCGCCCGCCTCGCCAGGAAGAAGGCTGCCTGA
- a CDS encoding ABC transporter permease subunit: MLRFLLGRLAVLIPTFVGVSIIAFSFIRLLPGDPVALLSGERVMSPERHAEISAQLGFDRPIVVQYLDYLWGVVQGDFGTSIVTKRPVIDQFFELFPATVELSLCAIIFAVVLGIPAGMIAAIKRGSFADQAMMGTALVGFSMPIFWWGLLLIMLVSGMLGWTPVSGRISLMFYFPPVTGFMLIDSLLSGQAGAFKSAVSHLILPTIVLGTIPLAVIARQTRSAMLEVLSEDYVRTARAKGLSTFRVVGIHALRNAMIPVVTTVGLQVGVMLAGAILTETIFSWPGIGKWMVDSVSRRDYAVIQGGLLLIAAVIMLVNLAVDLLYGLINPRIRH; this comes from the coding sequence ATGCTCCGGTTCCTGTTGGGACGGCTAGCCGTCCTCATCCCGACATTCGTCGGGGTTTCCATCATTGCATTCTCATTCATCCGGCTTCTTCCCGGCGATCCCGTAGCCCTCCTTTCGGGCGAACGTGTCATGTCTCCCGAGCGCCACGCGGAAATCTCTGCCCAGCTCGGCTTCGACCGGCCCATCGTCGTCCAGTATCTCGACTATCTCTGGGGTGTCGTACAAGGCGACTTCGGCACCTCGATCGTCACCAAGCGGCCTGTCATCGACCAGTTCTTCGAGCTGTTCCCGGCGACCGTCGAGCTTTCGCTCTGCGCCATCATCTTTGCTGTCGTGCTCGGCATTCCCGCCGGCATGATCGCCGCCATCAAGCGCGGTTCCTTCGCCGACCAGGCGATGATGGGCACCGCACTCGTCGGCTTCTCGATGCCGATCTTCTGGTGGGGCCTGCTGCTGATCATGCTTGTTTCCGGCATGCTGGGGTGGACACCCGTCTCCGGCCGCATCTCGCTGATGTTCTATTTCCCGCCCGTCACCGGGTTCATGCTGATCGACTCGCTGTTGTCCGGCCAGGCCGGCGCGTTCAAATCGGCCGTCAGCCACCTGATCCTGCCGACGATCGTTTTGGGCACCATTCCGCTGGCCGTCATTGCGCGCCAGACGCGTTCGGCGATGCTCGAAGTGCTGTCGGAAGACTATGTGCGCACCGCGCGCGCCAAGGGCCTGTCGACCTTCCGTGTCGTCGGCATCCATGCGCTGCGCAACGCCATGATCCCGGTGGTCACCACTGTCGGCCTGCAGGTGGGTGTCATGCTCGCCGGCGCGATCCTGACCGAGACGATCTTCTCCTGGCCGGGCATCGGCAAGTGGATGGTCGATTCCGTATCGCGGCGCGACTACGCCGTCATCCAGGGTGGTCTTCTGCTGATCGCCGCCGTCATCATGTTGGTGAACCTCGCGGTCGACCTGCTGTACGGCCTCATCAATCCGCGTATCCGGCACTAG
- a CDS encoding ABC transporter ATP-binding protein, which produces MALLEIENLVVEFQTASGPFRAVNGVSMKVHEGEVLAIVGESGSGKSVSMLAAMGLLPWTANVTADKLTFNGRDLLSMPPAERRQIIGKDIAMIFQEPVASLNPCFTVGFQIEEVLRVHLGLDKAARRKRAIELFDAVGIPDPAERLGSYPHQMSGGQCQRVMIAIAIACNPKLLIADEPTTALDVTIQKQILDLLMKLQADHGMGLIMITHNMGVVAETADRVVVQYKGRKMEEADVLTLFENPKSNYTRALLAALPDNATGDRLPTISELFVDDQMEGAAR; this is translated from the coding sequence ATGGCGCTTCTTGAAATCGAAAACCTGGTCGTCGAGTTCCAGACGGCCAGCGGCCCGTTCCGGGCAGTCAACGGCGTGTCGATGAAGGTGCACGAGGGGGAGGTTCTCGCCATCGTCGGCGAGTCCGGTTCGGGCAAGTCGGTGTCGATGCTGGCAGCGATGGGCCTGCTGCCCTGGACGGCCAACGTCACGGCCGACAAGCTGACCTTCAATGGCCGCGACCTGCTGTCGATGCCACCAGCCGAACGGCGCCAGATCATCGGCAAGGACATTGCCATGATCTTCCAGGAGCCCGTGGCGAGCCTCAATCCGTGCTTCACCGTCGGCTTCCAGATCGAGGAAGTGCTGCGTGTGCATCTGGGCCTCGACAAGGCCGCGCGCCGCAAGCGCGCGATCGAACTGTTCGATGCTGTCGGCATTCCCGACCCGGCCGAGCGTCTCGGCTCCTATCCGCACCAGATGTCGGGCGGCCAGTGTCAGCGCGTGATGATCGCGATCGCGATTGCCTGCAATCCGAAGCTGCTTATCGCCGACGAGCCGACCACGGCTCTCGACGTGACGATCCAGAAGCAGATCCTCGACCTGCTGATGAAGCTGCAGGCCGACCATGGCATGGGCCTTATCATGATCACCCACAACATGGGCGTCGTGGCCGAGACTGCCGACCGCGTGGTCGTGCAGTACAAGGGCCGCAAGATGGAAGAAGCCGACGTGCTGACGCTGTTCGAGAATCCGAAGAGCAACTACACGCGCGCTCTGCTCGCCGCCTTGCCTGACAACGCGACCGGCGACCGTCTGCCGACGATCTCCGAGCTGTTTGTCGACGACCAGATGGAAGGGGCAGCACGATGA
- a CDS encoding ABC transporter substrate-binding protein: MIKKTTFAAALLAATVLSGAASAKTFVYCSEGSPEGFDPGLYTAGTTFDASAHTVYNRLLEFKKGTTETEPGLAESWTISDDGLEYTFKLRPGVKFQTTEFFTPSRELNADDVVFSYERQLKADNPWNKYVTGASWEYAAGMGFPEVIKSVEKVDDMTVKFVLTRKEAPFLANIAMPFASIMSKEYADKLQADGKMNQLNQMPLGTGPFSFVAYQQDAIIRYKANPDYWGGKQKIDDLVFAITPDASVRFQKLKAGECHLMPFPNAADVAAMKADSNLKVMEQEGLNVSYLAYNTTQAPFDKVEVRKALNQAINKQAIVDAVFQGAATPATNPIPPTMWSYNKAVEDDKYDPEAAKKGLEAAGVKDLKMKVWAMPVSRPYMLNARRAAELIQSDFAKVGVTVEIVSYEWAEYLDKSKAKDRDGAVILGWTGDNGDPDNFLDTLLGCTAVGGNNRAQWCDKDFDALVKKAKDTTDVAERTKLYEEAQVVFKKQAPWATLDHSLSVVPMRKGVEGFVQSPLGDFAFDGVDITE; the protein is encoded by the coding sequence ATGATTAAAAAAACGACCTTTGCGGCCGCGTTGCTGGCTGCAACCGTCCTGAGCGGTGCGGCGAGCGCTAAGACGTTCGTTTACTGCTCGGAAGGTTCGCCGGAGGGCTTCGATCCGGGTCTGTACACCGCCGGTACGACGTTCGACGCGTCTGCGCACACCGTCTACAACCGCCTGCTCGAGTTCAAGAAGGGCACCACCGAGACCGAGCCGGGCCTGGCCGAAAGCTGGACGATTTCCGACGATGGCCTGGAGTACACCTTCAAGCTGCGTCCGGGCGTCAAGTTCCAGACCACCGAGTTCTTCACGCCTTCGCGTGAGCTGAACGCCGACGACGTCGTCTTCTCCTATGAGCGCCAGCTCAAGGCCGACAATCCCTGGAACAAGTACGTGACCGGCGCTTCGTGGGAATACGCAGCCGGCATGGGCTTCCCGGAAGTCATCAAGTCGGTCGAGAAGGTCGACGACATGACCGTCAAGTTCGTGCTGACCCGCAAGGAAGCACCGTTCCTGGCCAACATCGCCATGCCGTTCGCTTCGATCATGTCGAAGGAATATGCCGACAAGCTGCAGGCCGATGGCAAGATGAACCAGCTGAACCAGATGCCGCTCGGCACCGGTCCGTTCAGCTTCGTCGCCTACCAGCAGGACGCCATCATCCGCTACAAGGCCAACCCGGATTACTGGGGCGGCAAGCAGAAGATCGACGACCTCGTCTTCGCGATCACCCCTGACGCATCGGTTCGTTTCCAGAAGCTGAAGGCCGGCGAATGCCACCTGATGCCGTTCCCGAACGCTGCCGACGTCGCTGCGATGAAGGCTGACTCGAACCTGAAGGTGATGGAGCAGGAAGGCCTGAACGTCTCGTACCTGGCCTACAACACCACCCAGGCTCCGTTCGACAAGGTTGAGGTCCGCAAGGCTCTGAACCAGGCCATCAACAAGCAGGCCATCGTCGACGCCGTGTTCCAGGGTGCAGCTACCCCTGCAACCAACCCGATCCCGCCGACCATGTGGTCGTACAACAAGGCCGTCGAAGACGACAAGTACGATCCGGAAGCAGCGAAGAAGGGTCTTGAAGCCGCTGGCGTCAAGGATCTCAAGATGAAGGTATGGGCGATGCCGGTTTCGCGTCCCTACATGCTCAACGCCCGCCGCGCTGCCGAGTTGATCCAGTCCGATTTCGCCAAGGTTGGCGTCACGGTCGAGATCGTCTCCTACGAGTGGGCCGAGTACCTCGACAAGTCGAAGGCCAAGGATCGTGACGGCGCCGTCATCCTCGGCTGGACCGGCGACAATGGTGATCCGGACAACTTCCTCGACACCCTGCTCGGCTGCACGGCCGTTGGCGGCAACAACCGCGCTCAGTGGTGCGACAAGGACTTCGACGCTCTGGTGAAGAAGGCCAAGGACACCACCGACGTAGCTGAGCGCACCAAGCTCTACGAAGAGGCCCAGGTCGTGTTCAAGAAGCAGGCCCCTTGGGCGACCCTCGACCACTCGCTGTCGGTTGTGCCGATGCGCAAGGGCGTTGAAGGCTTCGTTCAGAGCCCGCTCGGCGACTTCGCCTTCGACGGTGTTGACATCACGGAGTAA
- a CDS encoding long-chain fatty acid--CoA ligase, translated as MNGSAAKPTAATLAKPAAKADPKPWLKSYPANMASEIAPLAHQSIGDLLAAACHQYAGRPAFSCMGKSLTYGELDRMSTAFAAWLQSKGLAKGARVAIMMPNVLQYPVAMMAVLRAGYTVVNVNPLYTPRELEHQLKDSGAEAIVILENFATTLQAVVAKTNVKHVVVASMGEMLGVKGILVNLVVRKVKKLVPAWSLPGHVKFMAALHEGQARQLKPVEVAATDIAFLQYTGGTTGVSKGAMLIHSNVLANVAQLALWVEDAYTVRPKPPHLTFICALPLYHIFALTVNALMGMQQGALNVLIPNPRDIPGFVKELKKFNFNIFPGLNTLFNALCNNEDFRKLDFSGLILSLGGGMAVQRAVAERWKKLTGNHITEGYGLSETSPVATANKCSSPDFTGTIGLPLPSTDIAIRDEDGRDVALGEVGEICIKGPQVMAGYWNRADETAKVMTSDGYFKSGDMGFMDETGYTKIVDRKKDMILVSGFNVYPNELEDVVAQHPGVLEVAAIGVPDEHSGEVPKLFVVRKDPDLSAETLLAYCRENLTGYKRPKYIEFRTELPKTNVGKILRRELRG; from the coding sequence ATGAACGGCTCGGCAGCCAAACCCACCGCAGCCACATTGGCCAAGCCGGCCGCCAAGGCCGACCCAAAGCCTTGGCTCAAGAGCTACCCCGCCAACATGGCGAGCGAGATCGCGCCGCTGGCCCATCAGTCGATCGGCGACCTGCTCGCCGCTGCCTGCCACCAATATGCCGGCCGGCCGGCGTTCTCGTGCATGGGCAAGTCACTGACCTATGGCGAGCTCGACCGCATGTCGACCGCCTTTGCCGCCTGGCTCCAGTCGAAGGGCCTCGCCAAGGGCGCGCGCGTCGCGATCATGATGCCCAACGTGCTGCAATATCCCGTCGCGATGATGGCGGTGCTGCGCGCCGGCTACACGGTGGTCAACGTCAACCCGCTCTATACGCCGCGCGAACTCGAGCACCAGCTCAAGGATTCGGGCGCCGAGGCAATCGTTATCCTCGAGAACTTCGCCACCACGCTGCAGGCGGTCGTCGCCAAGACCAATGTCAAGCATGTCGTCGTCGCCTCGATGGGCGAGATGCTCGGCGTCAAGGGCATCCTGGTCAACCTGGTGGTGCGCAAGGTCAAGAAGCTGGTGCCGGCCTGGTCGCTGCCGGGCCACGTCAAGTTCATGGCCGCCCTGCACGAAGGCCAGGCCAGGCAGCTGAAGCCCGTCGAGGTCGCCGCCACCGACATCGCCTTCCTGCAATATACCGGCGGCACGACAGGCGTCTCCAAGGGCGCGATGCTGATCCACTCCAACGTGCTCGCCAACGTCGCCCAGCTGGCGCTGTGGGTGGAAGATGCCTACACGGTTCGGCCCAAGCCGCCGCATCTGACCTTCATCTGCGCGCTGCCGCTCTACCATATCTTCGCACTCACGGTGAACGCGCTGATGGGCATGCAGCAAGGGGCGCTCAACGTGCTCATCCCCAACCCGCGCGACATCCCCGGCTTCGTCAAGGAGCTGAAGAAGTTCAACTTCAACATCTTCCCGGGCCTCAACACGCTGTTCAACGCGCTGTGCAACAACGAGGACTTCCGCAAGCTCGACTTCTCGGGCCTGATCCTGTCGCTCGGCGGCGGCATGGCCGTGCAGCGGGCCGTGGCCGAGCGCTGGAAGAAGCTCACCGGCAACCACATCACTGAGGGCTACGGCCTGTCGGAAACCTCGCCTGTGGCGACCGCCAACAAGTGCTCGTCGCCCGACTTCACCGGCACCATCGGCCTGCCCCTGCCCTCCACCGACATCGCCATCCGCGACGAGGACGGCAGGGATGTTGCGCTCGGCGAGGTCGGCGAGATCTGCATCAAGGGCCCGCAGGTCATGGCAGGCTACTGGAACCGCGCGGACGAAACCGCCAAGGTCATGACCTCCGACGGCTACTTCAAGTCGGGCGACATGGGCTTCATGGACGAGACCGGCTACACCAAGATCGTCGACCGCAAGAAGGACATGATCCTGGTCTCGGGCTTCAACGTCTATCCGAACGAACTTGAGGACGTCGTCGCCCAGCACCCCGGCGTGCTCGAGGTCGCAGCCATCGGCGTGCCGGACGAGCATTCGGGCGAAGTGCCCAAGCTGTTCGTCGTGCGCAAGGATCCCGACCTGTCGGCCGAGACCCTGCTCGCCTACTGCCGCGAAAACCTCACCGGCTACAAGCGCCCGAAATACATCGAGTTCCGCACCGAACTGCCGAAGACCAATGTCGGCAAGATTCTCAGGCGCGAACTGAGGGGATAG
- a CDS encoding ABC transporter permease subunit codes for MSQAAATSAVSTDPSRRARLAEFWYYFSENRGAVIGLVFFIFLVLLAIFAPLIAPHDPTQQYRDAVLVPPFWQEGGRTDFLLGTDAVGRDMLSRLIFGTQFSLFVGVIVTTLSLVVGVIFGVIAGYFRGWVDTAIMRVMDIILAFPSLLLALVLVAILGPGLVNAMIAISLVYQPHFVRLARAAVMSEKTRDYVVAAKVAGAGNMRLMFKTILPNCMAPLIVQATLSFSSAILDAAALGFLGMGAQPPTPEWGTMLAEAREFIQSKWWVVTLPGVAILITVLAINLMGDGLRDALDPKLKRS; via the coding sequence ATGTCTCAAGCTGCTGCAACCAGCGCCGTTTCGACTGACCCGTCCCGCAGGGCGCGTCTGGCCGAATTCTGGTACTATTTTTCCGAAAACCGCGGCGCCGTTATCGGCCTCGTGTTCTTCATCTTCCTGGTGCTTCTGGCGATCTTCGCGCCGCTGATCGCGCCGCACGATCCGACCCAGCAATACCGCGACGCGGTTCTGGTTCCGCCGTTCTGGCAGGAAGGCGGCCGCACCGACTTCCTGCTCGGCACCGACGCCGTCGGCCGCGACATGCTTTCGCGCCTGATCTTCGGCACCCAGTTCTCGCTGTTTGTCGGCGTCATCGTGACCACGCTGTCGCTCGTCGTCGGCGTCATCTTCGGTGTCATCGCCGGCTATTTCCGCGGCTGGGTCGACACGGCCATCATGCGCGTCATGGACATCATCCTGGCCTTCCCGTCGCTGCTGCTGGCCCTTGTGCTGGTCGCCATCCTCGGGCCTGGCCTGGTCAACGCGATGATCGCCATCTCGCTGGTCTACCAGCCGCATTTCGTGCGCCTGGCGCGCGCCGCGGTGATGAGCGAAAAGACCCGCGACTATGTCGTTGCCGCCAAGGTGGCGGGCGCAGGCAACATGCGCCTGATGTTCAAGACGATCCTGCCGAACTGCATGGCGCCCCTGATCGTCCAGGCGACCCTGTCGTTTTCGAGCGCTATTCTGGACGCCGCCGCACTCGGCTTCCTCGGCATGGGCGCACAGCCACCGACGCCGGAATGGGGCACGATGCTGGCCGAGGCCCGCGAGTTCATCCAGAGCAAGTGGTGGGTGGTGACGCTTCCGGGCGTGGCGATCCTGATCACAGTGCTGGCGATCAACCTGATGGGCGATGGCTTGCGCGACGCGCTCGACCCGAAGCTGAAGAGGTCCTGA